ttctatttaaaggaattccgttttgaattttttcaaggactttgagccacgaatttcagagaggatattcaaagcatttatgagagaaaatttacttgagaattttcatggggtttttcatatcttcttgagtgtgatcatgctttgagtgtgaaggaatatcgattggatttcagcctctagagttccagaagggaagtcaacatttgaaaatcACCAGAAGTTCtagctgctactgcggtagaagacagatgggtcgtttgtctaggcaagtaaaagaatcaaattgtaaaagttttgtaattgattattacttgtaattgttcttcaaataataagattgacttttctaggtttggctgccccgtagggttttacctttaaagagttttttaaagGGTTTTCCTTCGTAATCAATTCTTgtatcttgcaagtttgattatttattttaaaatatttgattcatttcataatcttgataattaagatctaacttatttgttcaaaaaaattggtagacaacttcttaattttataagaGTATGTTGGAAATTTCAATTAGAATATCAAGGTTCCAACTTTCACCTGCGTCTGTCAAAGACTGCACCATGTGTTCGTTCTTGTTTATAGCATCGCCCACACCAATTTCCACCAACATTAACGACACAAGATACTAAAATCATTTCAGAATTGCATGAAATTGGAAAGCCTTTGTCTCAAATCTCCCATTACTATATGTAAAACAGAAGCTGGAGCTTAAGAGGTGGGAATTCTGTCCAATTGCCACTATTGCCTTGTTCCTTCATACCCTTGTATTGGAAGCCACATTAAAGGCTCAACATGTGCCATTATGGTAGAAAGCTTCATTTTATTGGCAGGCCATTAGGAGGAGTTGTGCGCACATGGGTTCATTCGTCTAAGTACAATAATATATCCTCCCGGTCCTACGGCCTACATAGTTTGTCTTTTATTTCCTTAATTTATGAAAAGCATGGTTGCTGTGAACGAAAGTTAATCAGTAATGTCTTGGACCAACAAAGAGTGATTAGTTAGTGAACAGTTAAAAGCTTGTGAACAGAAATCCACGCTGGCATTTCCATTTATATTCTGGCTCTTTCGGCCCGTCTGTGTCTTGATTGATCAGTGCATGCGCATGTGGCCTTCATGCTCTTTCACTTTCAGTAAGTTCCTGCTTATCAAGTTCCTGGCTCCTTCGTCTCACAATGTTTCTTATCTCCAAACAAGTGATCATTGGATGTCAAGATTTCTTGGGATTAAAAGTTTCTATCCAAATTTTAGAGAGTAGTTATTAGGTACTATTGAAATATATTCGAGTGGTCCTCACATCCTATCATAAGATGCCATATCAATTAATACAGATGCTTacataaacaattttaattatattgtatGTTGTGACATGATGACATCCTATAGTTCATAAAACCAATATCATATGTCTATTTCTCCATCGATATAATTCTTACTGTTCGAATATATTTCAAGAGACATTTACAATTATTTGTACATTACAGAGATGCATTCCTTTGCCATTTCCGTATGGGTCACGACACCATTTTTCGGATATTGGGACCTTCTAGATGTAAGCAGATTCAAGAGTCAAGACGgtaattaaaaaggaaacacACGTTGTGGTTAATACGTTGTGTCTTGTAAAACGACCTCGCGCTCTGGTTTCTTGGTTATTGCTAGACCAATTTTAGATATACAGTACAGCCCCCAACGGATGATCAAGCTTAAGCCAGTTTGCTATAGATATTCACTGATAGATGCTCTAGAAAATGAATCTAACTAAGCCAATATTAAATTAGTTCAGGAATTTGATATATATTCAATTTAGACTCCTCAATAGCTTCCAATTAAGTTTCGGGTCATTTTTTTGGATGGATAGATGTTTTAGTATCgagatttcacaaaaataaacttataaagtGACGTGTATTGATgtaatacgttagattgtaaagtaaatctctAACAGGTTGCTAtctatatacttttttttttttttatgggaatatgCTGCTActgcattcattcataatcgaagttacaactgtgacttatcaatacaggaaaaaccagactataagtcaactaacgcaactgctcaggagctccccgacaacaaatttctttgtgacggacattgtctaaacttctacaccttctctTCTGACaacagtcaaaagagaaagcgctctgtcaaAACAGAGTTAAAgacctttcttccaaagaagagaggtacactcACGCTCCATCCTCTCAAAGAGGAGGAGTACTACcccactctctcctcccaaggaggaagagtacaaaacacctaccttcctccaaaggAAGAGTAGGACTAACACCCACATtcatcctccaaaagaggagtgggacTCACATCtattccttttttattaaaaaaactaagctaaactaaaacaaacaaaacaaatacagAAAGCAAATAAAATTGTGGCTTATGGACTGTAAAATTAAAAGGCCCAGCCTGAGACAAAAGCCCAGACTAAGTGCTTGAGGGGGCCCGGCCCAAACCCTTTAGGGTTTCCAAAACAACATCTGCCGCCGCCATCCGTATCCCCTCTTTCCCTCCTCTGCATCTTCCCCCGCCGAATCCCCTACACCAGCGTACGAGAAGGCCTCATGTCGCCGTTTGCCCTCATGCCACCGTTTGCACAGCCTTACCCCAAATCTTCACTACGCTGAGCAACCGGCTTCTCACCAATGCTAGCTCCGTCACCGTCACCGACACCAGCCCAAACCCTCCAAGAACCAGCCATTCTCCACTCCGGCTAGAAGAGACGGAGACCAGATACAAAAGCCAGAGACCAACAACAGCCTCCATAAACTAATACAAAAGCTAAACAGCAAACCAACAACAAGACAAAAAGAAAACGGTGTGTCACCCCCAATCCGGCCACCAACCAAGAGAAATTCCACCGTGAGTTCAACATGGACTTTTACCCCAGAAAACCTCCATCAACCCCCATGCATTCCAGCCGTTCATCCCAAAAAAAcacctctgttttccatggctAAACGGAGTCAATAAACCCGTCGAGAGAACACCCCAGAAACACATGCATACCAAGGCTTCTGAAACTCGAAATCCGTGGCTCTACCCACTGAAAACCCTCCCCTTCACCACCACGCCCAGCTACGTGGTTGTCCATGGTGGTCACTCTTTCAACCGAATCACATTCACGACCAAAAATAACAACATCGAAACCCTCCACCTCCATCGTGTAAGAAGCCTTTCATCCCGTCCGATTGGAATAAAAATAGACGGCTTCAAAGTCCGATTGGAATAAAATAGTCCTCCCTCTTCATCGTGTAAAACCGCTTCCATCCCGTccgattgaaagaaaaaaaaaggtaatcgGCTTCCGTGTCCTTGACCATGTAGAGAAAACACATTCCGGCCACCATGATCGCCGCCAACCCACGCTTATTAAAACCGGGAAACAAGCAAAACTAGACTAAAACAAACTAGGTGGAGGGAGGGGGGAGCCATAGCTCCCACCCCCCTCAGACGGTTTAAACCCTTTTTTCCTTAGAGAGAAGGatgagcttctctctctaaaactctaaGTGGTAAAGATCTTGCTATCCATATACTTGACATCCTTGCAAGCGAGATAATGTGGCAATCCTGTAAATAATGTTGCCCAAAATGGAGAATAGAGGGGATGAAGTGTGAACGCCAAGATTGCAAGCGAGATACTGTGGCAATCCTGTAAATAATGTGGCCCAAAATGGAGAATAGAGGGGATGAAGTGTGAACGCCAAGAGAAAGTTGAATGATTTAGATGataaatggaagaaaaaagaagaaacaataACATTGATATTGAGAAATTTTTCTTGCTAGCTAGCTGCTTGTTTCAAGACTCGGCAGTATTTTCTATAAACCTGTCTCTAATTTTTCGCGAGTTTCTACGTGTTCATGTTGGATCTTTTCCTCAGTAAAACTTTCGATAAAATCCTTGGCTAGTCTTCCGACCAAAATTGGGGTCTGCGCATCACCATACTTCCCCatgttttcttgttcttttatctattttaaattagaaaaattttattttttcatattttcatcatctcatgatgtgacattaaataataagtttacaagtaaaatataataaatagtttttaatcaTCTAATACTACATTATAGAATAATgagataatgataaaaaatagattatgagtagcattactctttactTTAGCTCACCTTACTTTTTTGGGGCGTTAAAGCCATTTTTGTTGGATTGTGTCACTACCGCCTCCACTACCACCTCTAATCACCTACTTGGTATTGCCACCAAATCACTAGCCCCACCACCACTACATTGCCCACAGTAGTTTTCATCTATCAGAGTTTTTGAAGGCTTTTATGGATctcatttaaaaagaaaaaaagaaaaaaaaaacaaccaataTGATACATCATACTCATATTTTACTTTTGTCTTGTTAAGTAAAATGtgacatttttatcattttttaataatattttatttttaatagaaaaaatataaaaattaatagataatatCGTCTCATCACAATGAGATGTAAGTGTGATGTATAAAatgttctaaaaaaaaaatcagcatcTCAACCTAATAACATAAAATCAATTACTTTTATTTGAGCAAAAGAGTCCATTAAAAacattaacatgaaaataaatggAAGCAAACAAAAATCTCTACCGTTCTAGTAATTTACTGTAATCCCCCCCTCTACTTTGTTAAACAGGCAGTAAAACGGCAAGCGTTACGATTAAAAATTGATGAGGCGACTCACGAAGATTGATAACTGGCTTTTTAAAGGTCAGTCGTGGTTGGACTGGACTCTTGGGGGGTATATCTGCGGCTCGATTTGTAGAACAAAGTGTAACGAACCTGGAATTCTCTATGCCATCGTTTTCTCCAGAATAAGCACCTACTCTCTAGGGTGATTCAAGGGTTGTTCTAGAAATTATCTAGTGGTGCACCAACCATCGTGTGAAGACCTTGGAAACGGTGATAAACCTTGGACAAACTCGTGGAACAACATCTAAAAACTCATGGAACAACTGCTTACTTCGTATTTGAGGTatttatgcaaacaactctgcTACGTACAAACGTCGCTACGTAAGCGGCATGTAAACGGTGCGGACGTGGCAAAGCTTttgtcagaaaaataaaataaaaatataaaaaagtagacTTTCAACTTTCGAGAGTTCATATTTCAGACCCATTTCTTCGTCTTTCCCATAGCAcatttcatcttcatcttcttcactcaaTCAATTTCCTTTCTTCACTGTCCTTAAATCCTTTTCTTCCCTCCATTCTCTTTCCTTCCTCAATTGTCCCATTTCTCCCATTAGTTTTCCTTCAAAACTCAAATATGACATGTCACagctcacaaaaataaaaaaaataaaaaaaagtatgtgcCTTCTTCTGTAAAATTAGAATATTGATCTGCTACAAAAAATTGATGCATCAAAAAACAACCCCACAAAATCACATACCCACGAACCATTTCCCAACCCCCCGAAAatagagccaaaaaaaaaatattgatctgTGAAATGGCTAACGTTTGTGACTgtgggaaggagagagagagagagagagagagagagagagagagagagagagagagagagagagagagagagagagagagagagaggtgggttTTGTTCGCAGCAACACTTTCAAGCTTTTAAGGAAGATGAAGTTGAACTGCTACAGATTTCTGGAATGACCGGAAGAAATAGGGAAAATGTGTTTGTGAGGAAGAAGAATAAATGGTTCTAAAATGGAGGAagtttgaagaaagaaaaacccATTTATTAGATTTCATGATTAATAGATTTCTCACCAAATCCATTTCAACTATTTCTTACAACTTCATCCCTAGAATTATCCTATGAGCCCAGCGGTTACGAAATGgccagagagggagagagagcccAACCTTTCTAAGCAAGATGCCGGCTTCGAAGGAAGTGAGAAGATTTCAATTTTGAAGGAGAGCAGTAGTTCGATTTCAGTGGGGCTTTTGTGGGAATGAGAGTGAATCCTGTTTGAGGAAGACGAAGGGGAACGGAGCTCTGGAACGAAAGGGAATGAAGCTCTtaaatgaaagatgaaaatgggGTGAATAGAAACCGAGGGGTAGGGAGACTTCAAAGGGCTATCATCTTCAAAACGGTGAATTGCAGATATTTTGCCACATCAACAACCGTTTGCACGACGCTTACCTTAAGCAACTGCATAAAGAGTTTTTCTTATGCAAAAGGGTTCTACAAGGAATTTCAACAAGAACACAACAGGGAATTTCAACAAGAACACAAGATGATCATTTCTTCGAATACAACAAAACTAGTGAACGCCGCAAACGGTAGAAAAAGAACTATTTCATAATAACATATAGAGGAGACAACGAAGTGTCGTCctgatttgaataatattactataccaccacattttaactatttatatatttaattttttaaaaaaaaatttacttattaattaaaaaataactatcaatatattagtatttttttaaaatatttaaacatatttaaaaaatatttgaaataaaaatataagatgtAATTTACATTAGTGACATACCAATCAGATAAATTGAGAGACATAATAACACTACCCATTTATGATAAAAAGATACTGCTCTTTTGATAAAGAGTTGTGCTACTCTACCACGGTCAACGTACTCCACAAGCTATATaccactttttaattttttttttccttttttttcatgttttttaaatatttgtaaatattttaaaaaaattaaaagaaaaaacaatatactaatatttattttctcaatcattaagaaaataataataataataataataaattaaaatacataaacagtAAAAATAAGTAGACAAATTCATGGAGACAACTTGCCCAGATTAGTTAtcaaaaatcaaacaattttatcttattttatctgatcattataattttttcaaattctcatataaaatataataaataatttaattttttaaaattataataaaaaattaatattaaaaaattatattataataatattttatttattactatttaaaatatctcatctcatctcaccttAACTACGTAAGGATACGGGACTAAATTATCCTTTAAAAAAACGTTCAACAGAGACACAGTATTCAACAAAGCTCTAAGCCTCTAACGGACACATAAAAACCATCCTTTAAACATTGCAAATACATACGGTAGCACTTCAATGTTGGGGCTAAACCGTTACTCTCCTAAAGACCTCTTGGTCACACCCAGGACATATTCGTAGACCTTCTGCTGGTCAGGAAGAGTCTTGGCGACACTCTCCTTTTGCATGCACCTCTTTGCCCATGCGATAATCTTGGGGTGCTCTGCTTCCGTGCTGAATTCTCCAAATGTCTCAAATGTATGGAACCAGCTGTAGAAAGTGACAAAAGCAACATCCACAAACCCAAATGTTTCACCCCCAAAGTAAGGCTTCTCACCAAGCTCTTCCTCCAATGTCTTCAAGATTTCAAGGAACTGCTTCTTTGCCGCCTCGTGCTCTTCTCCTTTTGTGCTCCCTAGTTTAATCCCAGCATCAGCCACCTGCACTTTGCACGCACATTGTATTACCACTCC
This sequence is a window from Carya illinoinensis cultivar Pawnee chromosome 9, C.illinoinensisPawnee_v1, whole genome shotgun sequence. Protein-coding genes within it:
- the LOC122275832 gene encoding probable glutathione S-transferase isoform X2, with translation MAEEVVLLDSWASMFGMRVRVALAEKGIKYEYREEDLKNKSDLLLQMNPVHKKIPVLIHSGKPICESLIIVQYIDEVWNDKSPLLPSDPYKRAQARFWADFVDKKVADAGIKLGSTKGEEHEAAKKQFLEILKTLEEELGEKPYFGGETFGFVDVAFVTFYSWFHTFETFGEFSTEAEHPKIIAWAKRCMQKESVAKTLPDQQKVYEYVLGVTKRSLGE
- the LOC122275832 gene encoding probable glutathione S-transferase isoform X1 produces the protein MAEEVVLLDSWASMFGMRVRVALAEKGIKYEYREEDLKNKSDLLLQMNPVHKKIPVLIHSGKPICESLIIVQYIDEVWNDKSPLLPSDPYKRAQARFWADFVDKKVLTLFILSYNLWGVVIQCACKVQVADAGIKLGSTKGEEHEAAKKQFLEILKTLEEELGEKPYFGGETFGFVDVAFVTFYSWFHTFETFGEFSTEAEHPKIIAWAKRCMQKESVAKTLPDQQKVYEYVLGVTKRSLGE